The region AGAGATGTTGCCAGATGTACTTGCTACAAAGCTAAGCAAAAATGTGTAGAGAAGTGAGGTTGATAGGAAATTTGAGGTTCACTATCAGGGCAATTACCTGATGAGGTCAATGGAGACAGGTGAGAGTCTCAGGAGGAAATGTGGGTACCTTTCCAGTTTCCTAATGGAGAAATCTCCACGTCGGAGTTTAAAACTGTCTGGTTTTACTAAATCAAAATatagtttataaattttataatatcttaCTCCTTTGTGCCTCTAAGGAAGTTGTAAATAAATGATACTTCTGTGAAAATACTCTTTAGAGCAAATAAAACTGACTCAAGTTCTGATCTCTGACAGCTtattctataaattaaaaaaaaaaaaaaactttttctaaTTGTGTTTTAGACACTTTGAGATTGCTTCAAAGTTGGAAGCCAGGACATGTCCGAACCAAAGAGGCAACATTTATGTGGCACAGTGTCAAGCAGCTGCTAGCTGGGCTTAGTTTTAGGTTCTGTCCTATGAAGAGAAATCCAAGGTCACTTCCTGCGCTCCACACTGCTCAAGCCTGAGAAGGCAGCTGAATCACCTTGCCCAGGTAGTCTGCCTTAGCTTTTAAGGGCAGAACTATGGAACAAGGCTCTATCTGTCCTGCACACACTGACCAGGAGGAATAGAGACCGTTAGCTCAACCCCAAGTTCTTCCCAATCACCCTGGCTTCCTTCACCTTTACATTCATCTCTTCACTCCATCTGAAGACATCACCCTGTACACCCTCCCTTCCCCTGAGGGTGTTCACCTACCACCTCTGGAccattctgtcttttcttccctctcagtCTGCCCAGTAAAGgttgtggaaggaaaaaaaaaatcaattacttAAAGAATGCAGGCTAGCTTTACTGGAAACGGTGGCAAGAATCAGGAAAGGCTGAAAGGGGAGACAAGCACGTGGGCCCACAGAATTGAAACACTTTCCAGAATTATCAGCAACACACAAACAGCTCAACACTGCTCCAGTGAAAGAGGCTCCGAGCTCTCTCAACTAGTTGGATGTCTGGGTGGTGCAGTCCAGCCCTTTGGCACAACTGTAGCCATAGAACTGCTTCTCTACCCTCTGTGAACCCGTAGTTTATGATCAGGTCCCTGGTCCTTTAGCTCTTCTCTTCCTGTTGGGCCGTCTCTGTTCTCCAAGATAAACCTAGCAGCCCCCTAGGCTGTAAAATGAGCAAGAACGGTAACACCAATGGTTTCGCAATAGTCCTCGGTCCAGCAACCACTGAGAAAGGCTCTGTTCCTTGTCCTGGAACACAGAGTGCTCACCCCATGCCCCAAAAGAACTGCTTAGTCCaaaagatggagaagatgagCAGCAGGGTGACACTGAGGATGACAGCCATTAGATAGGCGAAGATCCGGAAATGAGGGTTGCGGACACACTCTCTGAGAGAGTAGTGACTGGGGATGGGCACCGGCCTGGTGTCAGGGGCTGTGTCCTGAGGGAGCCCAGTCTGGCTCCCAGGCTCAGCGCCAAGGTCCAGGGTGTAGACCCGAGGCTGACGCAGGAAGTAGCGGCTCTTGGGCTGGTCCTTGAGACAGAGCTGGTGGCCCTCCAGGATGACATGGTGGGGCTCTAGGCGGAGCAGGGTCAGCATGGCAGTGTCTGTAGGCAAGTCAGTGACTGGCTGCCCTGAAGCCAGCACGGTGGGCTGACGACAGAGTGGGCAGAGCAAGCGGCGCCTGGCTGGGGTCACCAGGCTGATG is a window of Mus caroli chromosome 4, CAROLI_EIJ_v1.1, whole genome shotgun sequence DNA encoding:
- the Rnf183 gene encoding E3 ubiquitin-protein ligase RNF183 — its product is MSEPQGQELRAECPVCWNPFNNTFHTPKVLDCCHSFCVECLAHISLVTPARRRLLCPLCRQPTVLASGQPVTDLPTDTAMLTLLRLEPHHVILEGHQLCLKDQPKSRYFLRQPRVYTLDLGAEPGSQTGLPQDTAPDTRPVPIPSHYSLRECVRNPHFRIFAYLMAVILSVTLLLIFSIFWTKQFFWGMG